A genomic stretch from Marinobacter fonticola includes:
- a CDS encoding PilZ domain-containing protein, which produces MTANDYSFGNGPETEREQRREFRLTGRVTVELELESPDPEESGQPHVLTCYTSDLSATGIRVVAREPATEGAIIPAYIELERAGEKAAYTLMVEVVWCRAQDDGLWQVGLRVLESDDTAVLEWLETMAQALEDD; this is translated from the coding sequence ATGACGGCCAACGATTATAGTTTTGGCAATGGACCGGAAACGGAAAGGGAGCAGCGTCGTGAGTTTCGGCTAACCGGCCGGGTCACGGTCGAACTGGAGCTGGAGTCTCCGGACCCGGAAGAGTCCGGGCAACCTCATGTTCTCACCTGTTATACGTCGGACTTGTCCGCTACGGGCATCCGGGTTGTGGCGAGGGAGCCGGCAACCGAAGGAGCCATTATTCCGGCCTACATCGAGCTCGAGCGTGCGGGTGAAAAAGCAGCCTACACCCTGATGGTCGAAGTGGTTTGGTGCCGGGCGCAAGACGACGGCTTGTGGCAGGTCGGCTTGCGGGTACTCGAGTCGGATGACACGGCCGTGCTGGAATGGCTGGAAACCATGGCGCAGGCTTTGGAAGACGATTAG
- a CDS encoding alpha/beta fold hydrolase: MRSTFRFLALAFLAVTALSGCSSIGSAMKASPSLANATGFADIPMPYLEERYINDESTFMTVNGYRIHYRDQGQGDTIILLHGIFSSLQTWDSWVAELSRSHRVITLDMPGFGMTGGPENPEDFDEDSIVNTFAKFVERLDLENFTLAGNSLGGFVAARYAAQYGNRVDRLILLNPFGYPQETPWLLDLGTAFPMNFLGNYVQPPVIVTLSLRNAYGDPRRMHDKDVYRYVHMSQRPGAKPIYMKTLEIVDERAQNEAPLPFFRINAPTLLLWGEDDSWVPVELATRWLNDIGNARLVTYEGVGHIPMEEVPEDSLKDVRRFLAKGLAAFPDNAPAQKDGIAQAD; encoded by the coding sequence ATGCGTTCGACGTTTCGTTTCCTCGCTCTCGCCTTTCTCGCCGTCACCGCGTTGTCGGGCTGCTCGAGTATCGGCTCCGCCATGAAAGCCAGCCCATCCTTGGCCAATGCCACTGGCTTTGCCGATATTCCGATGCCCTACCTGGAAGAACGCTATATCAATGACGAATCAACGTTCATGACGGTTAATGGCTATCGCATCCACTACCGCGATCAAGGCCAGGGCGATACGATTATCCTGCTGCATGGCATATTTTCATCCTTGCAAACCTGGGATAGCTGGGTCGCCGAGCTGAGTCGTTCGCACCGCGTCATTACCCTGGATATGCCCGGTTTCGGCATGACCGGCGGTCCGGAAAACCCCGAAGACTTCGACGAAGACAGCATCGTCAATACGTTCGCCAAGTTTGTCGAACGCCTGGATCTGGAGAACTTCACCCTCGCGGGCAATTCGCTGGGTGGCTTCGTCGCTGCCCGCTACGCAGCCCAGTACGGGAACCGAGTGGACCGGCTGATCCTCCTGAATCCTTTCGGTTACCCGCAAGAAACGCCCTGGCTGTTGGACTTGGGCACGGCTTTTCCCATGAACTTCCTTGGTAACTACGTCCAGCCACCTGTCATCGTGACGCTGTCCCTACGCAACGCCTACGGCGATCCGCGCCGCATGCACGATAAGGACGTTTATCGCTACGTGCATATGTCCCAGCGCCCCGGAGCCAAGCCGATTTACATGAAAACCCTGGAAATTGTAGACGAACGCGCCCAGAACGAAGCCCCGTTACCCTTTTTTCGAATCAATGCGCCGACACTGTTACTTTGGGGTGAAGACGACAGCTGGGTGCCCGTGGAGCTGGCGACGCGCTGGCTCAATGACATAGGTAACGCTCGCCTGGTTACCTATGAAGGTGTGGGGCATATACCGATGGAAGAGGTGCCGGAAGACTCGCTCAAGGACGTGAGGCGCTTCCTCGCTAAGGGTCTGGCGGCCTTTCCCGACAACGCTCCGGCGCAAAAAGACGGTATTGCGCAGGCCGACTAG